The following are encoded together in the Campylobacter devanensis genome:
- the ileS gene encoding isoleucine--tRNA ligase, whose translation MDYKDTLLLPVTDFAMRGNLPQNEPARYAKWDKNRVYDKMKKARQNASVSFNIHDGPPYANGHLHIGHALNKILKDIIVKTHYFFGESVRFTPGWDCHGLPIEQQVEMKLGDKKKSMSTAAIRSECRDWASEFIEIQKAEFKSLGVIGDWEDPYMTMKFKFEANIYRTLCEVAKKGLLIERSKPVFWSWAAKSALAEAEVEYADKEDYSLYVAFELSKSASKAIGVEDAKAVIWTTTPWTLVANQAISLNPNEIYCITKEKLIFAKPLLEVLVAQGITSGEIISEFNSQKLENLHAINPLNGRESKFILGEHVLMDGGTGLVHTAPGHGEDDYFASLRYGIEVIMPVDEAGLYDETLKHNGLLPADVVDEFIGMHIFKANEKIIELLGDAVVKVSKFTHSYPFCWRTHKPVIYRATKQWFIAMDEPKLSGKTLRQTALEALNSVKFYPEAGIKRISSMIENRPDWCISRQRDWGVPIAFFRIKSTKEVIFDSEILDHIAKIFDEKGADAWWSMSIEELLPNGSKFKADELEKISDILDVWFDSGSTWNAVLNSSDYDAGEYSASMYLEGSDQHRGWFQSSLLLSCAVNEKAPYKSVLTHGFTVDKNGEKMSKSKGNVIAPDAVAKEFGVEILRLWVSLSDYSSDLKIGNDILKQVAEQYRKIRNTIRFLLANISDLKEFNYEFGLLDRWILGKASACFNEVSSCFKNYEYSKGFNILLNFLSGDLSGIYLDICKDRLYCDAANSTKRASSQTAMALITKALLPLIAPTLTYTIDEVMEYAPSIIKDGKSDVFDLVYEPIKFDSAIDDTLLRESKEKFNEIIDNLKKDKLIKATLELEIQTSSDSILALDKDEVADWYMVSNFGVFRVDSDILAEFVVDDHRFVIARSAKFKCPRCWKFSAQSDECLCPRCAEVMSAN comes from the coding sequence ATGGATTATAAAGATACTCTTTTGTTGCCGGTTACTGATTTTGCAATGAGAGGCAATTTGCCACAAAATGAACCAGCAAGATACGCAAAATGGGATAAAAATAGAGTCTATGATAAGATGAAAAAAGCTCGTCAAAATGCATCTGTGAGTTTTAATATTCATGATGGCCCACCATATGCAAATGGTCACCTTCACATAGGTCACGCATTAAATAAAATTTTAAAAGATATAATAGTTAAAACTCACTACTTTTTTGGAGAGAGTGTTAGATTTACTCCAGGATGGGATTGTCATGGATTGCCAATTGAACAACAAGTAGAGATGAAACTTGGTGATAAAAAAAAGAGTATGAGTACCGCAGCTATTAGAAGTGAGTGTAGAGACTGGGCTAGTGAATTTATAGAGATTCAAAAAGCTGAGTTTAAATCTCTTGGCGTCATAGGGGATTGGGAAGATCCATATATGACGATGAAATTTAAATTTGAAGCAAATATATATAGAACCCTATGCGAAGTGGCTAAAAAAGGTCTTTTAATAGAAAGAAGTAAGCCTGTATTTTGGAGCTGGGCGGCTAAGAGCGCGCTTGCTGAGGCTGAAGTAGAGTATGCTGATAAAGAAGATTATAGTCTATATGTAGCTTTTGAATTATCAAAATCAGCATCTAAAGCAATAGGAGTTGAAGATGCTAAAGCAGTAATATGGACTACTACTCCATGGACATTAGTAGCTAATCAAGCAATTAGTTTAAATCCAAATGAAATTTACTGCATTACAAAAGAGAAATTAATTTTTGCTAAGCCTTTACTTGAGGTTTTAGTAGCTCAAGGCATTACAAGTGGAGAGATTATCAGTGAGTTTAATTCGCAAAAATTAGAAAATTTACACGCTATAAATCCACTTAATGGCAGAGAGTCTAAATTTATTCTTGGCGAGCATGTCTTAATGGATGGCGGTACAGGATTAGTCCATACTGCACCTGGTCATGGAGAAGATGATTATTTTGCTAGTCTTAGATATGGTATAGAGGTTATAATGCCAGTTGATGAGGCTGGGCTATATGATGAGACGCTAAAACATAATGGTTTATTGCCAGCAGATGTTGTAGATGAGTTTATAGGTATGCATATATTTAAAGCTAATGAGAAAATTATAGAGCTTTTAGGCGATGCAGTAGTTAAAGTAAGTAAATTTACTCACAGCTATCCATTTTGCTGGAGAACGCATAAGCCTGTAATTTATAGAGCAACAAAGCAGTGGTTTATTGCTATGGATGAGCCAAAATTAAGCGGCAAAACTCTGCGTCAGACCGCTCTTGAGGCGTTAAATAGTGTGAAATTTTATCCAGAAGCTGGGATTAAAAGAATATCATCAATGATAGAAAATCGTCCAGATTGGTGTATTAGTCGTCAGCGTGATTGGGGTGTGCCAATTGCATTTTTTAGAATTAAATCTACTAAAGAAGTTATTTTTGATAGTGAAATTTTAGATCATATAGCTAAGATTTTTGATGAAAAAGGTGCTGATGCGTGGTGGAGTATGAGCATTGAAGAGCTATTACCTAATGGATCTAAATTTAAGGCTGATGAATTAGAAAAAATTAGCGATATTTTAGATGTTTGGTTTGATAGTGGCTCAACTTGGAATGCTGTGTTAAATAGCAGTGATTATGACGCTGGTGAATATAGTGCTAGTATGTATCTTGAAGGAAGCGACCAGCATCGTGGGTGGTTCCAAAGTTCTCTACTATTAAGCTGTGCTGTAAATGAAAAAGCACCATATAAAAGCGTATTAACTCATGGATTTACTGTAGATAAAAATGGCGAAAAGATGAGTAAATCCAAAGGCAATGTAATAGCTCCAGATGCAGTTGCTAAGGAATTTGGTGTTGAGATCTTGCGTCTATGGGTTAGTTTAAGTGATTATTCAAGTGATTTAAAAATAGGCAATGATATCTTAAAACAAGTAGCCGAACAGTATAGAAAGATTAGAAATACTATAAGATTTTTACTAGCCAATATTAGCGATTTAAAAGAATTTAATTATGAATTTGGCTTGCTAGATAGATGGATTTTAGGTAAGGCAAGTGCGTGCTTTAATGAAGTTAGTAGCTGTTTTAAAAATTATGAGTATTCAAAAGGATTTAATATTTTATTAAATTTCTTAAGCGGCGATTTAAGTGGTATTTATCTAGATATATGCAAGGATAGATTATACTGTGATGCTGCAAATAGCACTAAAAGAGCAAGTTCGCAAACCGCTATGGCTTTAATAACTAAGGCGCTTTTACCGCTTATTGCACCGACTCTTACATATACAATAGATGAGGTTATGGAGTATGCACCTAGTATAATTAAAGATGGCAAAAGCGATGTTTTTGATCTAGTTTATGAACCAATTAAATTTGATAGTGCAATCGATGATACATTGCTTAGAGAGAGTAAAGAGAAATTTAATGAAATTATTGACAATCTAAAAAAAGATAAGCTAATTAAAGCTACTTTAGAATTAGAAATTCAAACTAGCAGTGATTCTATATTGGCTCTTGATAAAGATGAAGTAGCTGATTGGTATATGGTAAGTAATTTTGGAGTATTTAGAGTTGATAGTGATATTTTAGCAGAGTTTGTAGTAGATGATCATAGATTCGTTATTGCTCGTTCGGCTAAATTTAAATGCCCAAGATGCTGGAAATTTAGTGCTCAAAGTGATGAGTGTCTATGTCCTAGATGTGCTGAGGTGATGAGTGCTAACTGA
- the rpsO gene encoding 30S ribosomal protein S15 yields the protein MALDTAKKAQIVAKFARKSGDTGSSEVQIALLSTRIAELTEHLKVNKKDFSSRLGLLKLVGRRKRLLKYLKATKYETYTKLIAELGLRDK from the coding sequence ATGGCTTTAGATACGGCTAAAAAAGCTCAAATAGTTGCAAAATTTGCTAGAAAAAGTGGAGACACAGGCTCTTCAGAAGTTCAAATTGCACTGCTAAGTACAAGAATAGCAGAACTAACAGAACACCTAAAAGTAAATAAAAAAGACTTTAGCTCAAGATTAGGTCTATTAAAACTAGTTGGTCGTCGCAAAAGACTATTAAAATACCTAAAAGCTACTAAATATGAAACTTATACTAAATTAATAGCTGAACTAGGTCTAAGAGATAAATAA
- the tatB gene encoding Sec-independent protein translocase protein TatB codes for MLGMGIGEILIVAIIAVIVLGPDKLPSAMVNIAKFFKIFKQTINGAKSTFEQEIKIAELKEDAKKYKDSLTSGIDGVRKKLTFEELDELKSNVTNIAGSTQKSLADIQNEISNLNPINKLNAGFDFNDEEDQSQQPKNTITDNPANISNLPKPNLSSLNSINSNLNSNQKELKNEIQNTKEA; via the coding sequence ATGCTAGGAATGGGAATCGGTGAAATATTAATAGTCGCCATTATTGCTGTAATAGTCTTAGGTCCTGATAAACTACCAAGTGCGATGGTTAATATAGCAAAATTTTTTAAGATATTTAAACAAACTATAAATGGAGCTAAAAGCACATTTGAACAAGAGATAAAAATAGCTGAATTAAAAGAGGATGCTAAAAAGTATAAAGATAGCTTAACTAGCGGCATAGATGGAGTAAGAAAAAAGCTAACATTTGAAGAGCTTGATGAGTTAAAAAGCAATGTAACTAATATAGCAGGTTCAACACAAAAATCACTAGCTGATATCCAAAATGAGATATCAAATTTAAATCCTATAAATAAATTAAATGCTGGTTTTGACTTTAATGATGAAGAAGATCAATCACAACAACCTAAAAATACAATAACTGATAATCCAGCAAATATAAGCAATCTTCCAAAACCAAATTTAAGCTCATTAAATAGCATAAATAGCAACCTAAATTCCAACCAAAAAGAGCTAAAAAATGAAATTCAAAACACAAAAGAGGCATAA
- the tatC gene encoding twin-arginine translocase subunit TatC yields the protein MFEDLRPHLIELRKRLLISALSVIVCFIICFNFWAPLLDFMTAPLKAVLPDNSNIIFTQVAEPFFTAMKVAFFAGLLLALPIIFWQFWLFVAPGLYENEKKYVIPFVLSATVMFAVGAAFCYYFVVPVGFAFLINFGGTLFQALPSIGDYVGFFTKIVVAFGISFELPVVTFFLAKIGMITDESLKGFFRYAIVGIFIFAAIMTPPDVLSQFMLAIPLIGLYSLSILIAKMVNPAPKDEDEEEIDDEK from the coding sequence ATGTTTGAAGATTTAAGACCGCATTTAATCGAGCTTAGAAAGCGTTTGTTAATTAGTGCATTATCAGTTATAGTATGTTTTATCATATGTTTTAATTTTTGGGCGCCTTTGCTTGATTTTATGACTGCGCCACTTAAGGCTGTATTGCCAGATAATAGCAACATCATATTTACTCAAGTAGCTGAACCATTTTTTACAGCGATGAAAGTAGCATTTTTTGCTGGACTTTTGCTTGCATTGCCTATAATCTTTTGGCAATTTTGGCTATTTGTAGCTCCAGGACTATATGAAAATGAGAAAAAATATGTGATTCCATTTGTGCTAAGTGCTACAGTAATGTTTGCCGTAGGAGCTGCATTTTGTTACTATTTTGTAGTGCCTGTTGGCTTTGCTTTTCTTATAAATTTTGGTGGGACACTATTTCAAGCACTTCCTAGCATTGGTGATTATGTAGGATTTTTTACTAAAATCGTAGTTGCGTTTGGAATTAGCTTTGAGCTACCAGTTGTCACATTTTTTTTAGCTAAGATTGGTATGATTACTGATGAGAGTTTAAAGGGATTTTTTAGATATGCGATTGTTGGGATATTTATTTTTGCAGCGATTATGACTCCACCAGATGTGCTTAGTCAATTTATGCTAGCTATTCCATTAATTGGACTATATTCTTTATCAATTTTAATAGCTAAAATGGTAAATCCAGCACCAAAAGATGAAGATGAAGAAGAAATTGATGATGAAAAATAA
- the queA gene encoding tRNA preQ1(34) S-adenosylmethionine ribosyltransferase-isomerase QueA, producing the protein MKNNIFDLDSYDYELPSSLIASSPANPKESANLLVYQRSNNKITHTKFGNLMEFLPDCDIIFNDTKVIKARIYGKKSSGGAVELLLNQPLGQGKFSTLIKGRVKAGTILEFDNGLSCEVIELLDEYRIVKFNQNGNEIKTENLYQILNQIGHIPLPPYIKRADQKSDEIWYQSIFAKNDGAVAAPTASLHFSQQMIQDIKNKHNISYITLHVGAGTFKGVEVSDIREHKMHSEIYTISDEAINTINSNKPILGVGTTVTRCIEYFYRTRVKDGLCDLFLHPANPPQRQNYLLTNFHLPKSTLIMLVASFVGLENVKQIYKQAIEKEYKFYSYGDAMLVI; encoded by the coding sequence ATGAAAAATAATATATTTGATCTAGATAGTTATGATTATGAGCTTCCCTCTAGCTTAATTGCATCATCTCCAGCTAATCCAAAAGAGAGTGCTAATCTATTAGTGTATCAACGCTCTAACAATAAAATAACGCATACAAAATTTGGTAATTTGATGGAATTTTTACCAGATTGTGATATTATTTTTAATGATACTAAAGTTATCAAAGCTAGAATCTATGGCAAAAAATCAAGCGGCGGAGCTGTAGAGTTATTATTAAATCAACCTTTAGGCCAAGGTAAATTTAGCACTTTAATTAAAGGTCGAGTAAAAGCTGGGACAATTTTAGAATTTGATAATGGGCTAAGTTGTGAAGTTATAGAGCTTTTAGATGAGTATAGAATTGTTAAATTTAATCAAAATGGTAATGAAATTAAAACAGAAAATTTATACCAAATTCTAAATCAAATAGGACATATCCCACTCCCTCCATATATCAAAAGAGCTGATCAAAAAAGCGATGAGATATGGTATCAAAGTATATTTGCTAAAAATGATGGAGCAGTAGCTGCGCCAACTGCTAGTTTGCATTTTAGCCAACAAATGATACAAGATATAAAAAACAAACACAACATCTCATATATTACTCTACACGTAGGAGCTGGAACATTTAAAGGTGTTGAAGTTAGCGATATTAGAGAGCATAAAATGCATAGCGAGATCTATACTATAAGCGATGAGGCAATAAATACTATAAATAGCAATAAGCCTATTCTTGGCGTAGGAACGACAGTTACAAGATGTATTGAATACTTTTATAGAACCAGAGTAAAAGATGGACTATGCGATCTATTTTTACATCCAGCTAATCCACCACAAAGACAAAACTATCTATTAACTAATTTCCACTTACCAAAATCTACACTAATTATGTTAGTAGCAAGCTTTGTGGGCTTAGAAAATGTCAAACAAATTTACAAACAAGCTATAGAAAAAGAGTATAAATTTTACTCCTATGGTGATGCGATGTTGGTGATATGA
- the hypA gene encoding hydrogenase maturation nickel metallochaperone HypA produces MHELAIVQDLFKLCETNAMKHNATKINKVEIEIGRLSGVEAHYLQSAFDAFKADTICSDAKLIIHPKDITIKCNECGAQSVLLENEFLCPKCGSNSLDVISGEDMYLMRLEME; encoded by the coding sequence ATGCATGAACTAGCTATAGTCCAAGATCTATTTAAATTGTGCGAGACAAATGCTATGAAGCATAATGCTACAAAGATAAATAAAGTAGAGATTGAGATAGGAAGATTAAGCGGAGTAGAAGCACACTATTTACAAAGTGCTTTTGATGCTTTTAAAGCAGATACAATCTGTTCAGACGCTAAGCTTATAATTCATCCAAAAGATATTACGATTAAATGTAACGAGTGCGGTGCTCAAAGTGTGCTTTTAGAAAATGAGTTTCTTTGTCCAAAATGTGGTTCAAATTCGCTAGATGTTATTAGCGGTGAAGATATGTATCTAATGCGTCTAGAGATGGAATAG
- the hypE gene encoding hydrogenase expression/formation protein HypE has product MKKILLAHGGGGQEMNELINGLIFRIFDNEILAQGNDSAILNLSGKIAFSTDSFVVSPTKFPGGDIGKIAVCGTINDLAMVGAKPRYISCALIIEEGLGIDELKEILNSMKSTADEAGASIVCGDTKVVSKGSCDKIFINTSGIGEIIKESRVENLKSGAKILLSGDVGRHGAVILANRNELNLDLQSDCKPLNNVVEALLNASIAPLAMRDATRGGLSAVLNEWAKACGRDIKISEESIAVSDEVMGICEILGFEPYELANEGTFVLAIDPKDEIKALEILREFDSSANTIGEILDSNKGNVIIQNSYGASRFMEPPKGELLPRIC; this is encoded by the coding sequence ATGAAAAAGATATTATTAGCTCATGGTGGTGGTGGGCAAGAGATGAATGAACTCATAAATGGGTTGATTTTTAGGATTTTTGATAATGAAATTTTAGCCCAAGGTAATGATAGTGCGATTTTAAATTTAAGTGGCAAAATAGCCTTTAGCACCGATAGCTTCGTAGTAAGCCCTACTAAATTCCCAGGTGGCGATATCGGTAAAATCGCAGTTTGTGGGACGATAAATGACCTAGCAATGGTAGGGGCAAAGCCTAGATATATTAGTTGTGCTTTGATTATAGAAGAGGGGCTTGGTATTGATGAGCTTAAAGAGATCTTAAATAGTATGAAAAGCACAGCTGATGAGGCTGGAGCTAGCATAGTTTGCGGTGATACTAAGGTGGTTAGTAAGGGGAGTTGTGATAAGATTTTTATCAATACTTCAGGTATTGGAGAGATTATCAAAGAGTCTAGAGTGGAGAATTTAAAAAGTGGTGCGAAAATCCTTTTAAGTGGTGATGTGGGCAGACATGGTGCTGTGATTTTAGCAAATAGAAATGAGCTAAATTTGGATTTGCAAAGCGATTGTAAGCCTTTAAATAATGTAGTTGAAGCGCTTTTAAATGCTAGTATCGCTCCTCTTGCTATGAGAGATGCGACTCGTGGCGGACTCTCAGCTGTGTTAAATGAGTGGGCGAAGGCTTGTGGGCGAGATATCAAAATTAGCGAAGAGAGTATCGCTGTGAGTGATGAGGTGATGGGAATTTGTGAAATTCTTGGTTTTGAGCCTTATGAGCTTGCTAATGAGGGAACCTTTGTTTTAGCTATTGATCCTAAAGATGAGATTAAAGCGCTTGAGATTTTAAGAGAATTTGACTCAAGTGCAAATACTATTGGCGAGATTTTAGATAGTAATAAAGGTAATGTGATTATACAAAATAGCTATGGAGCATCTAGATTTATGGAGCCACCAAAGGGTGAGTTACTACCTAGAATTTGCTAA
- the hypD gene encoding hydrogenase formation protein HypD has translation MDLINSFRDKDKILALSQIIKQRSKKPLNIMEICGGHTHSIMKFGLPQLVGENINFIHGPGCPVCIMPRSRIDEAIAIASIDGVIFCTLADMLRVPGSKGSLAMLRADGADIRALYSPLDTITIAKENPDKKVVFFAIGFETTTPMSAVVVKQAVELNLQNLFIHMNHVTVPAPVRAIMSDKDVKIDAFLGPSHVSVITGSKIYEELANEFKTPIAVSGFEPLDLMDSILNLVNQHENGTHKVYNEYARVVSKDGNLKAKELIDRYFQPCDFEWRGLGVIKDSGLRLRDEFSYLDAKKYFNVEVGESKESKACICGEILRGKAKPYDCKVFGKVCNPQNPIGSCMVSGEGACAAYYKYSKRG, from the coding sequence ATGGATTTGATAAATAGTTTTAGAGATAAAGATAAGATTTTAGCCTTAAGCCAGATAATCAAGCAAAGAAGCAAAAAGCCATTAAATATCATGGAGATTTGCGGCGGTCATACTCATAGTATAATGAAATTTGGCTTACCACAATTAGTAGGAGAGAATATCAATTTCATCCACGGCCCAGGCTGTCCTGTGTGTATAATGCCTAGAAGTCGCATTGATGAGGCTATAGCGATTGCTAGTATAGATGGGGTGATATTTTGTACCTTAGCTGATATGCTAAGGGTGCCAGGAAGTAAAGGCTCTTTGGCTATGCTTAGGGCTGATGGGGCTGATATTAGGGCTTTATACTCGCCACTTGATACAATCACAATAGCCAAAGAAAATCCAGATAAAAAGGTTGTATTTTTTGCTATTGGATTTGAGACCACCACGCCTATGAGCGCAGTGGTGGTAAAACAAGCTGTTGAGTTGAATTTACAAAATCTATTTATACATATGAATCATGTCACAGTCCCAGCACCAGTAAGGGCTATAATGAGTGATAAAGATGTGAAAATCGATGCGTTTTTGGGTCCATCGCATGTGAGCGTGATTACTGGTAGTAAAATTTATGAAGAGCTAGCAAATGAGTTTAAAACGCCAATTGCGGTGAGCGGATTTGAGCCTTTGGATCTTATGGATAGTATATTAAATTTAGTCAATCAGCATGAAAATGGCACCCATAAGGTCTATAATGAGTATGCTAGAGTGGTTAGCAAAGATGGTAATTTAAAGGCCAAAGAGCTAATAGATAGATATTTTCAGCCGTGTGATTTTGAGTGGAGAGGGCTAGGCGTTATCAAAGATAGCGGATTAAGACTAAGAGATGAGTTTAGCTACTTGGATGCTAAAAAATATTTTAATGTAGAAGTTGGTGAATCTAAGGAGTCTAAGGCCTGTATCTGCGGTGAGATTTTGCGTGGTAAGGCTAAGCCGTATGATTGTAAAGTCTTTGGCAAGGTGTGTAATCCACAAAATCCTATTGGTAGCTGTATGGTAAGTGGCGAGGGCGCTTGTGCGGCGTATTATAAATATAGCAAAAGAGGATAG
- a CDS encoding HypC/HybG/HupF family hydrogenase formation chaperone, translating into MCLSIPSKVISIDENNFAIVETLGVKRGVSLDLIAEPISVGDYVLIHVGFAMEKIDTKYALESLEIYKQIADDMNSGKISADEGDMGLAALKN; encoded by the coding sequence ATGTGCCTTAGCATACCTTCAAAAGTGATATCAATAGATGAGAATAATTTTGCCATTGTTGAAACTCTCGGTGTTAAGCGTGGGGTGAGCTTGGACTTGATAGCTGAGCCTATATCGGTGGGGGATTATGTGCTGATACATGTGGGATTTGCGATGGAGAAGATAGATACCAAATACGCTTTAGAGAGCTTAGAGATTTATAAGCAGATCGCAGATGATATGAATAGTGGCAAAATATCAGCCGATGAAGGCGATATGGGCTTAGCAGCGTTGAAAAATTAA
- the hypB gene encoding hydrogenase nickel incorporation protein HypB, translating into MCKDCGCSMGGSHHHSHDDHHNHHHHGHHDHPVLNEKKTIEVVEKILKDNDREAAHNRAHLDEYGLLCVNLMSSPGAGKTTLLEATIKSSGLRVGVVEGDLETNMDANRIINAGGKAHQISTGQTCHLDAFMVHNGLHHLPLKELDLVFIENVGNLVCPASYDVGAHLNAVLISVPEGSDKVAKYPVMFRAADIVVITKTSLLEHFDFDINEVKKEAKKLNPKVDIIEVDSKTGLGIDKWINYLKMKKELK; encoded by the coding sequence ATGTGTAAAGATTGTGGTTGCAGTATGGGTGGATCGCATCATCATAGTCACGATGATCATCATAATCATCACCATCACGGTCATCATGACCATCCGGTGTTAAATGAAAAAAAGACTATTGAAGTAGTAGAGAAAATATTAAAAGATAATGATCGCGAAGCTGCTCACAATAGAGCGCATTTAGACGAATATGGGCTATTGTGTGTGAATTTGATGAGTAGCCCAGGAGCTGGGAAAACCACGCTTTTAGAAGCTACTATAAAATCAAGTGGCCTAAGAGTTGGGGTAGTTGAGGGGGATTTAGAGACCAATATGGATGCTAATCGCATTATAAACGCAGGTGGCAAGGCTCATCAGATTAGCACCGGCCAAACTTGTCATTTAGATGCTTTTATGGTGCATAATGGCTTACACCATTTGCCGCTTAAAGAGCTTGATTTGGTATTTATAGAAAATGTTGGAAATTTAGTTTGCCCAGCTAGTTATGATGTGGGTGCTCACCTTAATGCTGTCTTAATCAGTGTGCCAGAAGGGAGCGATAAGGTGGCTAAATATCCTGTTATGTTTAGGGCGGCTGATATAGTGGTGATAACGAAAACTTCGCTATTAGAGCATTTTGATTTTGATATCAATGAGGTAAAAAAAGAGGCCAAAAAGCTAAATCCAAAAGTTGATATAATAGAAGTCGATAGCAAAACGGGCCTTGGCATAGATAAGTGGATAAATTATTTAAAAATGAAAAAGGAATTAAAATAA